A DNA window from Brassica napus cultivar Da-Ae chromosome C1, Da-Ae, whole genome shotgun sequence contains the following coding sequences:
- the LOC106428937 gene encoding putative defensin-like protein 233 produces MKGATLVMVSCVFICFILSHGKDGDCWDEIPFPGKCSKQGKKECFKEMLSKNITRRFVRCNCINWEPDKSGEEGHNVKHSHEHTEHQHICQCLRVVAGDCLPYGKA; encoded by the exons atGAAGGGTGCTACTTTGGTTATGGTATCTTGTGTTTTCATATGTTTCATTCTAAGTCATGGTAAAG ACGGGGACTGTTGGGATGAAATCCCATTCCCTGGAAAATGCAGCAAACAAGGAAAAAAGGAATGCTTCAAAGAAATGCTTTCGAAGAACATTACAAGACGCTTTGTTCGCTGCAACTGTATAAACTGGGAACCTGACAAATCAGGTGAGGAAGGACATAATGTAAAACATAGTCATGAGCATACAGAGCATCAACATATCTGCCAATGTCTCAGAGTTGTTGCCGGTGATTGTTTGCCATACGGAAAAGCGTAA